A single genomic interval of Syntrophaceae bacterium harbors:
- a CDS encoding cyclase family protein — protein MNRRRFIDLSIAIESGLPCDPAFMVPRIDYVTHGQGAEQMKDFFGGVTKEQLPGGLGWSLEFVHLTTHSGTHLDAPWHYHPTMDGGKRAATIDEVPLEWCMGDGVVLDFRHKADGERITAADVRAALAKIRYEIKPLDIVLIQTGADAAWGTPEYLVKGPGMDRESTLWLLERGVRVVGIDAWSWDRPLPFLAAEFRRTGDARVIWEAHFAGIEIGYCHMEKMANLAAIGRPHGFTVCCFPVKVKGASAGWCRPVAIIDD, from the coding sequence GTGAACCGAAGGCGGTTTATCGACCTCAGCATTGCGATCGAGTCGGGACTTCCCTGCGACCCTGCCTTCATGGTCCCGAGGATCGACTACGTCACCCACGGGCAGGGCGCCGAACAGATGAAGGACTTCTTCGGCGGCGTGACGAAGGAGCAGCTGCCCGGCGGGCTGGGCTGGTCGCTCGAATTCGTCCATCTGACGACCCACAGCGGCACCCACCTCGACGCCCCGTGGCACTACCATCCCACCATGGACGGCGGCAAACGCGCCGCCACGATCGACGAGGTCCCCCTGGAGTGGTGCATGGGGGACGGGGTCGTCCTGGACTTCCGGCACAAGGCGGACGGCGAGCGCATCACCGCGGCGGACGTCCGGGCGGCCCTCGCGAAGATCCGCTACGAGATCAAGCCCCTCGACATCGTTCTCATCCAGACGGGTGCGGACGCGGCCTGGGGCACCCCGGAGTACCTCGTGAAGGGGCCGGGCATGGACCGCGAAAGCACCCTTTGGCTGCTGGAGAGGGGCGTCAGGGTCGTCGGCATCGATGCCTGGAGCTGGGACAGGCCTCTGCCCTTCCTCGCCGCGGAGTTCAGGCGGACCGGCGACGCGCGGGTCATCTGGGAGGCCCACTTCGCCGGGATCGAGATCGGGTATTGCCACATGGAGAAGATGGCCAACCTCGCCGCCATCGGCCGGCCCCACGGGTTCACGGTCTGCTGCTTCCCCGTCAAGGTGAAGGGGGCCAGCGCCGGGTGGTGCAGACCCGTGGCCATCATCGACGACTGA
- a CDS encoding MFS transporter has translation MMDNEKKILLFPVASHFLFHFYEIAFPALAIPLTLSLGMELKDVLALGFPMYLLFGLGALPWGVFADHTSNRLALIIGFFGCAAGSFLTALSTTPSGILWSLAVIGAFCCISHPAGMGLISRGMKNRGTGLGLFSVAGTIGLIVGPFLAGLMNWLAGWKVAYAVMGAVSLACGSALLLTRLDETPVAHESDAAAGRANNGAFPAGIVILFFWIVLLGGLVYRINIVALPAHLEFEAGFLARALHDLLDIPVVAATSTMAAATLTSAIYVAGIFGQLWGGRVADRHELRRLYIVFNAAILPLALLMALLTEQFLVAAAAAYVFFALGIQPVENSLIAAFTPPRWRSTGYGLAAILIFGVGALAVYLVGWVSTRWSLGAVYFFSSALLVLIVGSAALLFHATRGRDLLNRPKA, from the coding sequence ATGATGGACAACGAAAAGAAAATCCTCCTGTTCCCCGTGGCGTCGCACTTCCTCTTCCATTTCTACGAGATCGCCTTCCCCGCGCTCGCCATCCCGCTGACCCTCTCCCTGGGCATGGAGCTCAAGGACGTGCTGGCCCTCGGGTTCCCGATGTATCTCCTCTTCGGCCTCGGCGCCCTGCCCTGGGGCGTTTTCGCCGATCACACGAGCAACCGGCTGGCCCTCATCATCGGGTTCTTCGGCTGCGCCGCGGGGTCCTTCCTCACGGCCCTCTCCACGACCCCGTCGGGGATCCTGTGGTCACTGGCCGTCATCGGCGCCTTCTGCTGCATCAGCCACCCCGCGGGCATGGGTCTCATCTCCCGCGGGATGAAGAACCGGGGCACGGGCCTGGGCCTCTTCAGCGTGGCCGGGACCATTGGTCTTATCGTGGGCCCCTTCCTGGCGGGTCTCATGAACTGGCTGGCGGGCTGGAAGGTCGCCTACGCCGTGATGGGCGCCGTGAGCCTCGCGTGCGGGTCAGCGCTGCTGCTGACCCGGCTCGACGAGACGCCCGTCGCGCACGAGAGCGACGCGGCGGCCGGCAGGGCGAACAACGGCGCCTTCCCCGCGGGAATCGTCATCCTCTTCTTCTGGATCGTCCTGCTCGGCGGGCTCGTCTACCGGATCAACATCGTGGCCCTGCCCGCGCACCTGGAGTTCGAGGCGGGGTTTTTGGCCAGGGCCCTGCACGACCTGCTCGACATCCCCGTCGTCGCCGCCACGTCGACCATGGCCGCGGCGACCCTCACGTCCGCCATCTACGTCGCGGGGATCTTCGGCCAGCTCTGGGGCGGCCGGGTGGCCGACCGCCACGAGCTCAGAAGGCTCTACATCGTCTTCAATGCGGCCATTTTGCCCCTGGCGCTGCTCATGGCACTGCTCACGGAGCAGTTCCTCGTCGCCGCGGCTGCGGCCTACGTGTTTTTCGCCCTGGGGATCCAGCCCGTCGAGAACAGCCTGATTGCCGCCTTCACGCCGCCCCGGTGGCGCAGCACGGGGTACGGCCTGGCGGCGATCCTCATCTTCGGCGTGGGTGCGCTGGCGGTCTACCTCGTCGGCTGGGTGTCGACCCGCTGGTCTCTGGGCGCCGTCTACTTCTTCTCGAGCGCCCTGCTGGTGCTGATCGTGGGCAGCGCCGCCCTGCTGTTCCATGCCACGCGCGGGCGGGACTTGCTCAACAGGCCGAAAGCCTGA
- a CDS encoding 3-alpha,7-alpha,12-alpha-trihydroxy-5-beta-cholest-24-enoyl-CoA hydratase: protein MALDLSAIGRPIGPITREYGWKDVILYALAVGAGFDELQYTWEKDLKVIPTFSVATIFDFFWAVAKHSNLDPRGALHGEQEILFHNPIPVSGTLTTNGTITNMFDKGPKGAVIRGESVTVHSSGLRLYTNIMSIFSRLDGGFGGPEGSSRTVEFPGRGPDFAVDARPSPDQPLLYRLTGDYFALHVDPAFARASGFEKPIMHGLCTLGFACRALLQCLTPGEPERTRRIACRFTRPLYPGEPIRTLIWKTGDGKVLWRVVHAAGNHSVIDGGELEYGPP, encoded by the coding sequence ATGGCGCTCGACCTGTCGGCCATCGGCCGCCCCATCGGCCCCATCACCCGGGAATACGGCTGGAAGGACGTCATCCTCTACGCCCTCGCGGTGGGGGCGGGATTCGACGAGCTGCAGTACACCTGGGAGAAGGATCTCAAGGTCATCCCCACCTTCTCCGTGGCGACGATCTTCGACTTCTTCTGGGCCGTGGCGAAGCACTCGAACCTCGACCCCCGGGGCGCCCTGCACGGCGAGCAGGAGATCCTCTTCCACAACCCCATCCCCGTCTCCGGGACCCTGACCACCAACGGGACCATCACGAACATGTTCGACAAGGGGCCCAAGGGCGCCGTCATCCGCGGCGAGAGCGTCACCGTCCACTCGAGCGGGCTGCGTCTCTACACCAACATCATGAGCATCTTCAGCCGGCTCGACGGCGGCTTCGGAGGCCCGGAAGGGTCTTCGCGCACCGTCGAGTTCCCCGGCCGCGGGCCCGATTTCGCGGTCGACGCCCGTCCCTCGCCCGACCAGCCCCTGCTCTACCGCCTCACGGGCGATTACTTCGCCCTGCACGTGGACCCCGCGTTCGCCCGGGCCTCGGGCTTCGAGAAGCCCATCATGCACGGCCTGTGCACCCTCGGGTTCGCCTGCCGGGCGCTCCTGCAATGCCTCACCCCCGGCGAGCCCGAGCGGACACGGCGCATCGCCTGCCGGTTCACGCGGCCCCTCTACCCCGGCGAGCCGATCCGGACGCTGATCTGGAAAACGGGGGATGGGAAGGTCCTCTGGCGCGTCGTCCACGCCGCCGGCAACCACAGCGTCATAGACGGCGGCGAGCTCGAGTACGGCCCGCCCTGA
- a CDS encoding DUF4337 domain-containing protein: MSGHGSGHIDPAHKKIALLISVLALFLALSETLGKSAQTSALSYNIEASNLWAFFQAKTIRMTMLRTAAEAAEVELQHEKSPAKRALLQKRIDEWRKTAAIYDSEPDKQEGRKELSQRARAAETSRERAMAAYHHYELASACLQIAIVLASANIITGVAALLWLSGGLGVVAIGFGLIGFFAPLSVHLF; encoded by the coding sequence ATGTCGGGTCACGGCTCCGGGCACATCGACCCTGCCCACAAGAAAATCGCCCTGCTCATCTCCGTCCTCGCGCTCTTCCTCGCCCTCAGCGAGACACTCGGCAAGAGCGCACAGACGTCGGCCCTGAGCTACAACATCGAGGCGTCGAACCTCTGGGCGTTCTTCCAGGCCAAGACGATCCGCATGACGATGCTCCGGACGGCCGCGGAGGCCGCCGAGGTGGAGCTGCAGCACGAGAAGTCGCCCGCCAAGCGCGCCCTGCTGCAGAAGCGCATCGACGAGTGGAGGAAGACCGCCGCAATCTACGACTCGGAGCCGGACAAGCAGGAAGGCCGCAAGGAACTCTCCCAGAGGGCAAGGGCGGCCGAGACCAGCCGCGAGCGCGCCATGGCCGCATACCACCATTACGAGCTCGCGTCGGCCTGCCTCCAGATCGCCATCGTCCTGGCGTCGGCCAACATCATCACCGGTGTTGCGGCCCTGCTGTGGCTCTCGGGCGGGCTGGGCGTCGTGGCCATCGGCTTCGGCCTCATCGGGTTCTTCGCCCCCCTGTCGGTGCACTTGTTCTGA
- a CDS encoding cation transporter, which produces MDPERRKKRVALLSVFSNATLVALKLAVGLAIGAVSVLSEAIHSAVDLVASGIAWYSVRTSAIPADREHPWGHGKVENMSGTVEALLIFLAAGWIVYEAVGKIIRPEPLDMAAWGAAVMLLSAAVNTAVSRMLFRVGRETDSVALIADGWHLRTDVYTSAGVMAGLGAIWAASHVAPGVDLNWVDPAAALAVAVLIVKAAWDLTRRSARDLLDVRLPGDEVAWVERLIREYGPAVKGFHQLRTRKSGHFRFVEFHVKVDPAMTVEASHRITQELTREIRERFPGASVTIHVEPCDGACSDRCVEGCLLDGAQRGAAAARRAAGGSPPGG; this is translated from the coding sequence ATGGACCCGGAGAGACGAAAAAAAAGGGTTGCGCTGCTGTCGGTCTTCTCCAACGCGACGCTCGTCGCGCTGAAGCTCGCCGTGGGCCTCGCGATCGGCGCCGTTTCCGTCCTGTCCGAGGCGATTCACTCCGCCGTCGATCTCGTCGCCTCGGGCATTGCCTGGTATTCCGTGCGCACCTCCGCCATCCCCGCCGACCGGGAGCACCCCTGGGGGCACGGCAAGGTCGAGAACATGTCGGGCACCGTCGAGGCCCTCCTGATCTTTTTGGCCGCAGGGTGGATCGTCTACGAGGCCGTGGGGAAGATCATCCGTCCCGAGCCCCTCGACATGGCCGCCTGGGGCGCGGCCGTCATGCTCCTGTCGGCCGCGGTCAACACCGCCGTCTCGCGGATGCTGTTCCGGGTGGGCCGGGAGACCGATTCGGTGGCCCTCATCGCCGACGGGTGGCACCTCCGCACCGACGTGTACACGTCGGCCGGGGTCATGGCGGGCCTGGGCGCCATCTGGGCCGCGTCGCACGTCGCACCCGGCGTGGACCTCAACTGGGTGGACCCCGCGGCGGCCCTCGCCGTGGCCGTGCTCATCGTCAAGGCGGCGTGGGACCTGACGAGGCGCTCCGCTCGCGACCTGCTGGACGTGCGGCTGCCCGGCGACGAGGTCGCCTGGGTGGAGCGCCTGATCCGGGAGTACGGGCCGGCCGTGAAGGGGTTCCACCAGCTGCGGACCCGCAAGTCCGGGCATTTCCGCTTCGTCGAGTTCCACGTCAAGGTGGACCCCGCGATGACCGTCGAGGCCTCCCACCGCATCACGCAGGAGCTGACCCGGGAGATCCGGGAACGCTTCCCGGGTGCGAGCGTCACGATCCATGTCGAGCCCTGCGACGGTGCCTGCAGCGACCGGTGCGTCGAGGGCTGCCTGCTGGACGGGGCGCAGCGCGGCGCCGCAGCGGCCCGCCGGGCGGCGGGCGGCTCCCCGCCGGGAGGCTGA
- a CDS encoding aldo/keto reductase produces MKTRRLGKGGPAVSAMGLGCMGMSEFYGPRDEAESVAVIHRALDLGVNLLDTADVYGPHTNEELVGRAIRGRRQEVFLATKFGILRSADPAYRGVCGRPEYVRSACEASLKRLGVDVIDLYYQHRVDPEVPIEETVGAMSRLVQEGKVRFLGLSEAGPETIRRAHAVHPITALQSEYSLWTRDHEVGSLPVCRELGIGFVAYSPLGRGFLTGTIPGPEALSADDFRRTNPRFQEENFRKNLALADRIRQMANGKGCTPAQLALAWVLSRGEDIIPIPGTKRRRWLEENVAALEVTLTEEDRLHLETIAPRGVAAGERYGEAMMSILRKAT; encoded by the coding sequence ATGAAGACAAGGCGCCTGGGAAAGGGCGGGCCCGCGGTGTCCGCCATGGGGCTGGGCTGCATGGGGATGTCGGAATTCTACGGGCCGCGCGACGAGGCGGAATCCGTCGCCGTGATTCACCGGGCCCTCGACCTCGGGGTCAACCTGCTCGACACGGCGGATGTCTACGGGCCTCACACGAACGAGGAACTCGTCGGACGGGCCATCCGGGGCCGCAGGCAGGAGGTGTTCCTGGCCACGAAGTTCGGCATCCTGCGAAGCGCCGACCCGGCCTACCGGGGCGTCTGCGGCAGGCCCGAGTACGTCCGTTCGGCCTGCGAGGCGAGCCTGAAGCGCCTCGGCGTCGACGTCATCGACCTGTACTACCAGCACCGGGTGGACCCGGAGGTGCCCATCGAGGAGACCGTCGGGGCCATGTCCCGGCTCGTGCAGGAGGGCAAGGTCCGCTTCCTCGGGCTCTCCGAGGCAGGCCCGGAGACGATCCGCAGGGCCCACGCGGTGCATCCCATCACGGCCCTCCAGAGCGAGTATTCCCTCTGGACGAGGGACCACGAGGTCGGGTCCCTGCCGGTCTGCCGGGAGCTCGGGATCGGGTTTGTGGCCTACAGCCCCCTGGGGCGGGGTTTTCTGACAGGGACGATCCCGGGGCCCGAGGCGCTGTCCGCCGACGATTTCCGGCGCACCAACCCCCGGTTCCAGGAGGAGAACTTCCGGAAGAACCTGGCCCTGGCGGACCGGATCCGGCAGATGGCCAACGGCAAGGGCTGCACGCCGGCGCAGCTGGCCCTCGCCTGGGTGCTTTCCCGGGGCGAGGACATCATCCCCATCCCGGGGACGAAGCGCCGAAGGTGGCTGGAGGAGAACGTGGCGGCCCTCGAGGTGACCCTCACGGAGGAAGACCGGCTGCACCTCGAGACGATCGCCCCGAGGGGAGTCGCCGCCGGCGAGCGCTACGGCGAGGCCATGATGAGCATCCTGCGAAAGGCAACGTGA
- a CDS encoding acyl-CoA/acyl-ACP dehydrogenase, whose translation MYDFLMTPQQRQIVEEARDLVKWVPRQMILDMDTDAIKFPKAFLQEAGRRNLLGCRYPVEWGGRGMDWVTTCLLMEEIGTLGYEMACVFGVGAELVCDAIIRHGTDEQKERFVKPLLRGERFAAECLTEPRGGSDFFGAATKAEDRGDHFVLNGQKRFIVGAEGADFFLVYARTNPAAKPQDALTCFLVERGPGVETKYLYGLMGCRGGGTGRLVFRNVRVPRENVVGKVHGAYAVFNTMMVPERLGTAAMTIGSARAALDVATAYTTRRKAFGQVINQFQGVSFQVAEAAMLLDACRAMAHMTARAVDAGANENLVRRLVSESKKFITESCQKAVHNAMQVMGGIGYTNVFPVERIFRDIRLASIWTGTSEVMSLITAHEWYREHFARKGRLPRDYEADAAEAHAADEKVYDDEDMWKKGWE comes from the coding sequence ATGTACGACTTCCTGATGACGCCGCAGCAGCGGCAGATCGTGGAGGAGGCGAGGGACCTCGTCAAGTGGGTCCCGCGGCAGATGATCCTCGACATGGACACGGATGCCATCAAGTTTCCGAAGGCGTTCCTGCAGGAGGCGGGCCGGCGAAACCTCCTGGGGTGCCGCTACCCGGTCGAGTGGGGCGGCCGGGGCATGGACTGGGTGACGACGTGCCTGCTCATGGAGGAGATCGGGACCCTGGGCTACGAGATGGCCTGCGTGTTCGGCGTGGGGGCGGAGCTCGTCTGCGACGCCATCATCCGGCACGGCACGGACGAGCAGAAGGAGCGCTTCGTGAAGCCTCTGCTCAGGGGCGAGCGCTTCGCCGCCGAGTGCCTCACCGAGCCGCGGGGCGGCTCGGACTTCTTCGGGGCCGCGACGAAGGCCGAGGACCGGGGCGACCACTTCGTGCTCAACGGGCAGAAGCGGTTCATCGTGGGGGCCGAGGGGGCGGACTTCTTCCTCGTCTACGCCCGGACGAACCCGGCCGCGAAGCCCCAGGATGCCCTGACCTGCTTCCTCGTGGAGCGCGGGCCCGGCGTCGAGACGAAGTACCTCTACGGGCTCATGGGCTGCCGCGGGGGCGGGACGGGGAGGCTCGTCTTCCGCAACGTGCGGGTCCCGAGGGAAAACGTGGTCGGGAAGGTTCACGGTGCCTACGCCGTGTTCAACACGATGATGGTCCCCGAGCGGCTGGGCACGGCGGCCATGACGATCGGCTCGGCCCGGGCGGCCCTCGACGTGGCCACGGCCTACACGACGCGCCGCAAGGCCTTCGGGCAGGTGATCAACCAGTTCCAGGGCGTGAGCTTCCAGGTGGCCGAGGCGGCCATGCTGCTCGACGCCTGCCGCGCCATGGCGCACATGACGGCCCGGGCCGTCGATGCGGGGGCGAACGAGAATCTCGTCCGCCGGCTCGTCTCGGAGTCGAAGAAGTTCATCACCGAGAGCTGCCAGAAGGCCGTGCACAACGCCATGCAGGTCATGGGCGGCATCGGCTACACGAACGTCTTCCCCGTCGAGCGGATCTTCCGAGACATCCGCCTGGCGTCCATCTGGACGGGCACGAGCGAGGTGATGTCGCTCATCACGGCCCACGAGTGGTACCGTGAGCATTTTGCCCGCAAGGGCAGGCTCCCCCGCGACTACGAGGCCGATGCGGCCGAGGCCCACGCCGCCGACGAGAAGGTCTACGACGACGAGGACATGTGGAAAAAGGGCTGGGAGTGA
- a CDS encoding LEA type 2 family protein has protein sequence MRKSAVAAWLIIPAVLVSGCASLFWMGEKPRVDIVNITPKEMRLLEQTFLMELRIQNPTDTDLDVNGLSFELEINGQPFARGVSNQRVTIERLSTKVVQVEAYTGLTSILRQLSEAGKGGYASGFTYRLRGSVHSGSPAMRIPFDEKGEFK, from the coding sequence ATGAGAAAGAGCGCCGTTGCGGCCTGGCTGATCATTCCGGCGGTCCTGGTTTCCGGCTGCGCCTCCCTGTTCTGGATGGGGGAGAAGCCGCGCGTCGACATCGTGAACATCACGCCCAAGGAGATGCGGCTCCTGGAGCAGACGTTCCTCATGGAGCTGCGCATCCAGAACCCCACGGACACCGATCTGGACGTCAACGGCCTGTCCTTCGAGCTCGAGATCAACGGGCAGCCCTTCGCCCGGGGGGTCTCCAACCAGAGGGTGACGATCGAGCGCCTCAGCACGAAAGTCGTCCAGGTGGAGGCCTACACGGGGCTCACGAGCATCCTGCGGCAGCTCTCGGAGGCCGGCAAGGGCGGCTACGCCTCGGGGTTCACGTACCGTCTCAGGGGCTCCGTGCACTCGGGCTCCCCCGCCATGCGGATCCCCTTCGACGAGAAGGGCGAATTCAAGTGA
- a CDS encoding heavy metal-binding domain-containing protein: MIVTTTPGVEGRPIREYLGIVTGEAVLGANIVRDLFAGVRDVVGGRSGAYEKELRRAREIALRELEEAAAARGANAVVGVDIDYEVLGEKNGMLMVSVSGTAVRLG; this comes from the coding sequence ATGATCGTGACCACCACGCCAGGCGTCGAGGGCAGGCCCATCCGGGAGTATCTCGGCATTGTCACCGGCGAGGCCGTCCTCGGGGCCAACATCGTCCGGGACCTCTTTGCGGGGGTGCGCGACGTCGTGGGGGGCCGCTCGGGCGCCTACGAGAAAGAGCTGCGGCGGGCCCGCGAGATCGCCCTCCGGGAACTCGAGGAGGCCGCCGCGGCCCGCGGGGCCAACGCCGTCGTCGGCGTGGACATCGACTACGAGGTCCTCGGCGAGAAGAACGGCATGCTCATGGTCAGCGTGAGCGGCACGGCCGTCAGGCTGGGCTGA
- a CDS encoding nuclear transport factor 2 family protein: MLNRERTIEVLTRWNEAWNDHDLDRVMELLHDDVEFENWTGGRVKGKAALREAWAPWFANHGGFRFTTEDLFVDEKAEKVLFRWTLDWPSAEKGFEGRPERRRGVDVMHFSGGRIISKYTYSKTTLEIGGKRVRLAAASP, encoded by the coding sequence ATGCTGAACCGTGAAAGGACGATAGAGGTCCTGACCCGCTGGAACGAGGCGTGGAACGACCACGATCTCGACCGCGTCATGGAACTGCTGCACGACGATGTGGAGTTCGAGAACTGGACCGGCGGGCGCGTGAAGGGCAAGGCGGCCCTCCGGGAAGCCTGGGCGCCCTGGTTTGCGAATCACGGCGGCTTCCGCTTCACCACGGAGGACCTGTTCGTCGACGAGAAGGCCGAGAAGGTCCTGTTCCGGTGGACGCTCGATTGGCCTTCGGCCGAGAAGGGCTTCGAGGGCAGGCCCGAGCGCAGGCGCGGCGTCGATGTCATGCACTTCTCCGGCGGCAGGATCATCAGCAAGTACACCTACTCCAAGACCACCCTGGAGATCGGCGGCAAGCGCGTGAGGCTCGCCGCCGCAAGCCCTTGA
- a CDS encoding ParA family protein: protein MARKIAITNQKGGVGKTTTAVCLAAALRASGKRTLLVDLDSQGNASAAVGLIIENEGPTLKDLILEKGKAADYIVATGWTDIIPSNNALKDVEERLLRRQAFDLIKTLLQPVEDGYDFILFDCPPSFNVFTKSALVAAGEVLIPVDSGFFPLLGLKQLLEEIGYVKRSLNPSLELLGVLACKVDRRSSLSDQTYETLKSHFPDKLFRTVIRVNVDIVRAQIAQQNLFEYSPSSKGAEDFLALAQEIIHG, encoded by the coding sequence ATGGCCCGGAAGATCGCCATCACGAACCAGAAGGGCGGCGTGGGCAAGACCACGACGGCCGTCTGCCTGGCCGCGGCCCTGCGGGCCTCCGGCAAGAGGACGCTGCTCGTCGATCTCGACAGCCAGGGAAACGCCTCGGCCGCCGTGGGTCTCATCATCGAAAACGAGGGGCCGACGCTCAAGGACCTCATCCTCGAGAAGGGCAAGGCCGCGGATTACATCGTCGCGACGGGGTGGACCGACATCATCCCCTCCAACAACGCCCTCAAGGACGTGGAGGAGAGGCTCCTTCGCCGGCAGGCCTTCGACCTGATCAAGACCCTGCTGCAGCCCGTCGAGGACGGCTACGACTTCATCCTCTTCGACTGCCCGCCGAGCTTCAACGTCTTCACGAAGAGCGCGCTGGTGGCCGCGGGCGAGGTCCTGATTCCCGTCGATTCGGGGTTCTTCCCGCTCCTCGGGCTCAAGCAGCTGCTCGAGGAGATCGGCTACGTGAAGCGCAGCCTCAACCCCTCGCTCGAGCTGCTGGGGGTCCTGGCCTGCAAGGTCGACCGCCGCAGCAGCCTGTCGGACCAGACCTACGAGACCCTGAAGAGCCACTTCCCCGACAAGCTCTTCCGGACCGTCATCCGGGTCAACGTGGACATCGTGAGGGCCCAGATCGCCCAGCAGAACCTCTTCGAGTACAGCCCGTCGAGCAAGGGCGCCGAAGACTTCCTTGCCCTCGCACAGGAGATCATCCATGGCTAA
- a CDS encoding pyrimidine/purine nucleoside phosphorylase produces MLKVNEYFEGRVKSISLMTSEGPATVGVMEKGSYEFGTSTREILIVTTGELRVKLPGEAEWKTFRPYDRFEVAANSKFQLDVPADASYVCHYR; encoded by the coding sequence ATGCTGAAGGTCAACGAGTATTTCGAGGGAAGGGTGAAATCCATTTCGCTCATGACGAGCGAGGGGCCCGCGACGGTGGGGGTGATGGAGAAAGGCTCCTACGAGTTCGGGACCTCCACGAGGGAGATCCTGATCGTGACAACCGGCGAGCTGAGGGTCAAGCTGCCCGGCGAGGCGGAGTGGAAGACCTTCAGGCCCTACGACCGGTTCGAGGTGGCGGCGAACAGCAAATTCCAGCTCGACGTCCCCGCCGACGCATCCTATGTCTGCCACTACCGGTAG
- a CDS encoding L-lactate permease, with amino-acid sequence MDSLTPGLLGTLPLVLLFAGLTVTRVKSHFVTLAGLALTAGLALSVWEMVPAKLGASALEGGVIALVPIVWVILAAVFTYFAGVESGAMETVRETLVTLSPDRNVQAVIIAYCFGGFLEGVAGFGTAVTIPTAVLITMGFEPIRAAVIALVANSVPVAFGALGIPVIVLAQITGLDLPLLTRFVALQLLPFSILVPLVLALIGNGGARGLGPSLPEVFFLGIVFGAVQTATAFWLGPELVAVTGSLGSLAAYIAWKSAAGAWRLTGDRARLLTALSAYIVLLALVVATRVLPLDFLKHPPFTILLPLGASPVRIDWVTTPGTLLFVSAVAGSLLQGLTPARIARVFVQCLDRIKWSAWTIVNIVALAKIMGASGMVASTASMLAALSGKAYPLIAPGLGAIGTFVTGSDTASNILLGELQRETAKRIGADVHWIAASNTSGATAGKMISPQSISVAAATVGLQSEERAIVRTTLLYCAAYSAVMGLLVFAVNLLLTR; translated from the coding sequence ATGGACAGCCTAACGCCCGGCCTGCTGGGCACGCTACCCCTGGTCCTGCTGTTCGCGGGCCTGACCGTGACGAGGGTCAAGTCGCACTTCGTGACGCTTGCAGGGCTCGCCCTCACGGCCGGCCTCGCCCTGTCCGTCTGGGAGATGGTTCCTGCAAAGCTCGGCGCCTCGGCCCTCGAGGGCGGCGTCATCGCCCTCGTGCCGATTGTCTGGGTCATCCTCGCCGCCGTGTTCACCTATTTCGCCGGTGTCGAGTCGGGCGCCATGGAAACCGTGCGGGAGACCCTGGTGACGCTCTCCCCCGACCGCAACGTGCAGGCCGTCATCATCGCATACTGCTTCGGCGGCTTTCTGGAGGGCGTGGCCGGGTTCGGAACGGCCGTCACGATTCCCACGGCCGTGCTCATCACGATGGGGTTCGAACCGATCAGGGCCGCCGTGATCGCCCTGGTGGCCAACTCGGTCCCCGTCGCCTTCGGCGCTCTCGGGATCCCCGTCATCGTGCTCGCCCAGATCACGGGGCTCGACCTTCCCCTGCTGACCCGGTTCGTGGCCCTGCAGCTCCTTCCCTTCAGCATCCTCGTGCCCCTCGTCCTCGCGCTGATCGGCAACGGGGGGGCCCGGGGGCTCGGCCCCTCGCTGCCCGAAGTCTTCTTCCTGGGGATCGTCTTCGGGGCCGTCCAGACCGCCACGGCCTTCTGGCTCGGGCCCGAGCTCGTCGCCGTGACGGGGTCGCTGGGATCGCTGGCGGCCTACATCGCCTGGAAATCAGCCGCCGGGGCCTGGCGGCTCACGGGGGACCGCGCAAGGCTGCTGACGGCCCTCTCCGCGTACATCGTCCTTCTGGCCCTGGTCGTCGCGACCCGGGTGCTTCCGCTGGATTTCCTGAAGCACCCCCCCTTCACGATCCTGCTGCCCCTGGGCGCAAGCCCCGTCCGGATCGACTGGGTCACGACACCGGGCACGCTTCTCTTCGTGTCGGCCGTCGCAGGGTCGCTCCTGCAGGGGCTGACGCCCGCCCGGATCGCCCGGGTCTTCGTCCAGTGCCTCGACCGGATCAAGTGGAGCGCCTGGACCATCGTCAACATCGTCGCCCTGGCGAAGATCATGGGCGCCTCGGGCATGGTGGCCTCCACGGCGTCGATGCTCGCAGCCCTGTCGGGCAAGGCGTATCCGCTCATCGCCCCCGGGCTCGGGGCCATCGGCACGTTTGTCACCGGCAGCGACACGGCCTCCAACATCCTGCTGGGCGAACTGCAGCGGGAGACGGCGAAGCGAATCGGCGCCGATGTCCACTGGATCGCCGCCTCGAACACCTCGGGCGCCACGGCGGGAAAGATGATCTCGCCGCAGAGCATCTCCGTCGCGGCGGCGACGGTCGGCCTGCAGTCCGAGGAGCGCGCCATCGTCCGCACGACGCTCCTGTACTGCGCGGCATACTCGGCGGTGATGGGCCTCCTGGTCTTCGCGGTGAACCTCCTGCTGACACGATGA